In the Flagellimonas sp. MMG031 genome, one interval contains:
- a CDS encoding type II toxin-antitoxin system RelE/ParE family toxin, with protein sequence MASGYKILWTQNAILELEGIIAYLDEHWTERELKNFSRELDHVMELISKNPELFQASSAKKDVRRAVIGIYTNLYYRMGSNTVEILSLFSNRQNPSKLKL encoded by the coding sequence ATGGCAAGTGGTTATAAAATTTTATGGACACAAAACGCCATTTTGGAACTGGAAGGTATCATTGCCTATTTGGATGAACATTGGACGGAGAGAGAGTTAAAAAACTTTTCTCGTGAATTGGACCATGTTATGGAGTTGATTTCTAAGAATCCCGAATTGTTCCAAGCATCCAGCGCAAAAAAGGATGTAAGAAGAGCCGTAATTGGCATATATACGAACTTGTACTATCGAATGGGCTCAAACACCGTAGAGATTCTTTCATTATTTTCCAACAGGCAAAACCCAAGCAAACTCAAACTATAA
- a CDS encoding PLP-dependent aspartate aminotransferase family protein, translated as MNNNKKGVNTICTHVGELEDKEFKGAVSPLYMSTSYQFEDVDVKRYPRYYNTPNQEALCKKLAALEHTEAALIFGSGMAAISTALMTFLQQGDHVVLQQTIYGGTYHFAVSQLERFGIEYSFTEGWEVSDFEREIKPNTKVLYLETPSNPLLTITDIKGVADLAKKKGILSMIDNTFASPINQTPADFGIDVVVHSATKYMGGHSDITAGVVAASKEHMDMVWQTGICFGGSLSEYTVWLLERSLKTMAIRLKAQNENAMQMATYLSQNTNVDNVYYPGLKGHPGHEVAKSQMTGFGGMLSFELNPEIDASLFFKELKLIKPSMSLAGIESTMLSPTQTSHSLMSPEDRAKQGIKDSLIRFSLGIEEIEDLIADIEQAIAKVKSMTVTA; from the coding sequence ATGAATAACAATAAAAAAGGAGTGAACACCATCTGCACCCACGTCGGGGAATTGGAGGATAAAGAATTCAAAGGGGCAGTATCTCCCTTGTATATGAGCACCTCTTACCAATTTGAGGATGTGGATGTGAAGCGGTATCCCAGATATTACAACACGCCCAACCAGGAAGCGTTGTGCAAAAAATTGGCAGCATTGGAGCATACCGAAGCTGCTTTGATATTTGGCAGTGGCATGGCGGCCATCAGCACAGCTTTAATGACCTTTTTACAGCAGGGTGACCATGTGGTATTGCAACAGACAATTTATGGGGGTACTTATCATTTTGCGGTAAGTCAGTTGGAGCGCTTTGGAATCGAGTATTCTTTCACCGAAGGTTGGGAGGTATCCGATTTTGAACGAGAAATCAAACCCAATACCAAGGTGTTGTACCTAGAAACGCCCTCCAATCCCTTATTGACCATTACAGATATCAAGGGCGTAGCCGATTTGGCCAAGAAGAAAGGAATCCTGTCCATGATCGACAATACATTTGCCAGTCCCATAAATCAAACCCCAGCTGATTTTGGTATTGATGTGGTGGTGCACAGTGCAACCAAATATATGGGCGGACATTCGGATATTACGGCAGGTGTGGTAGCGGCATCAAAAGAGCATATGGATATGGTATGGCAAACAGGCATCTGTTTTGGAGGTAGCTTGAGCGAATACACGGTTTGGTTGTTGGAGCGCAGTTTAAAAACCATGGCCATTCGGCTGAAGGCACAAAATGAAAATGCGATGCAAATGGCCACATACCTCAGTCAAAATACGAATGTGGACAACGTCTATTATCCCGGTTTGAAGGGTCATCCAGGCCATGAAGTGGCGAAATCGCAAATGACAGGATTTGGTGGAATGCTTTCGTTTGAGTTAAATCCAGAAATTGATGCATCGCTCTTTTTCAAGGAATTGAAGCTAATCAAACCATCCATGAGTTTGGCGGGGATAGAGAGCACTATGCTTTCACCAACGCAAACCTCACATTCCCTTATGAGTCCAGAAGATAGGGCCAAACAAGGAATAAAGGATTCATTGATTCGCTTTTCTTTGGGAATAGAGGAAATAGAAGATTTGATTGCTGATATAGAACAGGCCATTGCCAAAGTAAAATCCATGACCGTTACGGCTTAA
- a CDS encoding tetratricopeptide repeat-containing sensor histidine kinase, whose protein sequence is MLSEKNFIPKHATTMLRILLCAFMVAVSLPVLAQSSNERDSLAYRLQRLESTNRFNPKDTTHIKLLVELAFSYRYLEMDSLYSIGKRALEYSEQIDYTYGKVKGLDALGNYYYNKGEREKSMPLFQEALRLATEAKDIPSELSIINAMAQNYSFEGNYAEALNLNLKGIDLAREIDNQPMLSVLNENIAGLYADQKDFKNALMFYDTVQKINRRLGDEVIDAETQSNMASLYKDAKDYKNAMFNINRSISTFEKHKVYDWLAYAYEVKGDIYLDQEKYKWALYWYDQSNILFKHQIEDDRIKIQLMNGMAKVYFGLEQDSLALVYAKKGLALSDKIKSLQGKIDCSETLYKLHKKNGNTPEALAYLESFKILSDSLFKDKNKQSLSLLETKLQYEQEKQELIEANETALAKQRNYIYFSVIILMILSIITFVIRRSENIQRKLNRELKEKSTAVTQREAQLHEINKTNTKLFSIIGHDLRGPIGGLQSMLKLFTDGEISTKEFVSFIPKLKTDVDNISFTLNNLLSWGMNQLNGVVTKPKRVSLSNLVNNNIQLLSEVANSKSIKIINQLPENPRIWADSHQMDIVVRNILSNAIKFTPENGLITINAVEKAGMWQVSIRDTGIGMTAEMQRSIFKDSSNITTYGTNNEKGTGLGLSLCKEMVLKNNGEIWVDSVPRKGTTFYFTVPKAVNRYQKAS, encoded by the coding sequence CTACCGTCTTCAGCGCTTGGAGTCCACCAACCGTTTTAACCCTAAGGACACCACACATATCAAACTATTGGTGGAACTTGCCTTTTCGTACCGCTATTTGGAAATGGATAGCCTTTATTCCATAGGAAAGAGAGCTTTGGAGTATAGCGAACAAATAGATTACACCTACGGTAAAGTAAAGGGGTTGGATGCACTGGGCAATTACTATTACAACAAAGGGGAGCGAGAAAAATCCATGCCCTTGTTCCAAGAAGCCCTTAGATTGGCAACAGAAGCCAAGGACATTCCCTCCGAACTTTCCATTATAAATGCCATGGCCCAAAACTATAGTTTTGAGGGCAATTATGCCGAGGCATTAAACCTCAACCTGAAGGGCATAGATTTGGCCAGAGAGATTGACAACCAACCGATGCTGTCCGTATTGAACGAGAATATTGCAGGATTGTATGCGGACCAAAAAGATTTTAAAAATGCCCTGATGTTCTATGACACTGTTCAAAAAATAAACAGGAGATTAGGCGATGAGGTAATTGACGCGGAAACACAAAGCAACATGGCATCGCTCTACAAGGACGCGAAGGATTACAAAAATGCCATGTTCAATATCAACAGGAGCATCAGTACTTTTGAAAAGCATAAAGTATATGATTGGCTGGCCTATGCCTACGAAGTAAAAGGCGATATTTATCTTGATCAAGAAAAATACAAGTGGGCGTTATACTGGTACGATCAGAGCAATATATTGTTCAAACATCAGATTGAAGATGACCGGATCAAGATTCAATTGATGAACGGGATGGCCAAAGTATATTTTGGTTTGGAGCAGGACAGTCTTGCTTTAGTATATGCCAAAAAAGGCCTTGCATTGTCCGATAAAATCAAATCCTTGCAAGGAAAAATAGATTGCTCCGAAACTTTGTACAAATTGCACAAGAAAAATGGCAATACTCCTGAGGCATTGGCCTATCTGGAAAGTTTTAAAATATTGTCCGACTCCCTCTTCAAGGATAAGAACAAACAAAGTCTTTCCCTTTTGGAGACCAAATTGCAATACGAACAGGAAAAACAGGAACTTATCGAGGCCAATGAGACAGCCTTGGCCAAACAAAGGAACTACATCTATTTTTCGGTTATTATCCTTATGATTCTCAGCATCATCACCTTTGTGATCCGCAGAAGTGAGAACATCCAAAGAAAACTGAACAGGGAGCTCAAGGAAAAGTCCACTGCCGTAACACAACGGGAAGCGCAATTGCACGAAATCAATAAGACCAATACCAAGCTGTTCTCCATCATCGGCCATGACCTTCGGGGCCCAATCGGTGGGCTACAAAGCATGCTAAAGCTATTTACGGATGGTGAAATAAGCACCAAGGAATTCGTATCCTTCATCCCAAAGCTAAAAACCGATGTGGATAATATCTCTTTTACGCTGAACAACTTGTTGTCTTGGGGTATGAACCAACTCAACGGAGTGGTGACCAAACCTAAACGGGTCTCCCTTTCAAATTTGGTGAACAACAATATTCAATTACTATCGGAGGTTGCCAACAGCAAGTCCATTAAGATTATCAACCAACTACCTGAAAATCCAAGGATATGGGCCGATAGCCATCAAATGGATATTGTTGTCCGAAATATTTTGAGCAACGCCATCAAATTCACGCCCGAAAATGGATTGATTACCATAAACGCCGTGGAAAAAGCTGGCATGTGGCAGGTATCCATTCGTGACACAGGTATTGGAATGACAGCGGAAATGCAACGTTCCATTTTCAAGGACTCTTCCAACATCACCACTTACGGTACCAATAATGAGAAAGGCACTGGTCTCGGACTTTCGTTGTGCAAAGAAATGGTGCTTAAAAACAATGGCGAAATTTGGGTGGACAGTGTTCCACGCAAAGGGACTACCTTTTACTTTACCGTGCCCAAAGCGGTCAACCGCTACCAAAAAGCTTCCTAG
- the bshB1 gene encoding bacillithiol biosynthesis deacetylase BshB1, whose product MKLDILVFGAHPDDAELGAGATIAKEVSKGKRVGIVDLTRGELGTRGSAEIRDQEAAKAAEILGVAVRENMEFADGFFVNDKEHQLELIKIIRKYRPDIVICNAVEDRHIDHAKGSKLVSDSCFLSGLRKIDTKMDGDDQWQDAWRPKVVYHFIQWKNLEPDFVVDVTGFIDKKTEAIMAYASQFYDPNSKEPETPISSKNFTDSVNYRARDLGRMIGVEYAEGFTVERFVGVDSLYDLI is encoded by the coding sequence ATGAAGTTAGATATTTTAGTATTTGGAGCGCATCCCGATGATGCCGAATTGGGGGCCGGTGCCACCATTGCAAAGGAAGTTTCCAAAGGAAAAAGAGTAGGCATCGTTGATTTGACCCGCGGGGAATTGGGCACACGGGGCTCAGCCGAAATCAGGGACCAAGAAGCGGCCAAGGCAGCCGAAATCTTGGGCGTTGCCGTTCGGGAAAACATGGAATTTGCCGATGGTTTCTTTGTGAACGATAAGGAACACCAATTAGAACTCATCAAAATCATCAGAAAATATAGGCCGGATATTGTGATATGCAATGCGGTGGAGGACCGTCATATTGATCATGCCAAAGGAAGCAAGCTCGTGAGCGACTCCTGTTTTTTGAGCGGACTCAGAAAAATTGATACCAAAATGGACGGGGACGACCAATGGCAGGACGCCTGGAGACCCAAAGTGGTGTATCACTTTATACAGTGGAAAAACCTTGAACCCGATTTTGTGGTCGATGTCACTGGTTTTATCGATAAGAAAACGGAAGCCATCATGGCGTATGCTTCGCAGTTTTATGATCCCAACAGTAAAGAGCCTGAAACTCCCATCAGCAGTAAAAACTTTACGGATAGCGTGAATTACCGCGCACGGGATTTAGGTCGTATGATCGGGGTGGAATATGCCGAAGGCTTTACCGTAGAGCGCTTTGTGGGTGTTGACAGCCTTTACGACTTGATCTAG